The following coding sequences are from one Lepisosteus oculatus isolate fLepOcu1 chromosome 19, fLepOcu1.hap2, whole genome shotgun sequence window:
- the LOC102690347 gene encoding trinucleotide repeat-containing gene 6A protein isoform X8 yields the protein MEERKKRKDDKKKKDAGLKKAIEQKNKVPEHIKSSLSQPQPANPNSGTSTVTSTVSNAKRAPASSQPQAPPRYPPREVPPRFRQHEQKQLLRRGQPLPVLAATLGTRAQPSSGQPGGAPPASEGSLQNGTKAHHPGMPPIRDLVSHSPNQTDLNRSGLGSHYENSHWGSGSTGSDSNTNWDKVIVDGCDKEAWPSITGSDPELASECMDTDSASSSGSEKNLSIMASGNTGGDGDGSRHGSGHGSHFMVANGSNNVGNGSIKGPWGSSSGSMLSTCQGPGENPNSKLTESSHGKLNAWGTLGSSTNGGNPSTLNPNANHGAWPVLENSGHNQHGSVGNGNGNTSIQRSTIGQTPGSQSINSKGGDSTHASWGSLQDNTPESEVNGTSKVSLSGQPQNLNTEMNGPNNTTNLMTSSLPNSTGSMQMNELPTGHRAWRVGTGSSTQLQASSVSNGTSISQQGNSEGMNGTAWGAPPGTNYSGDKCPVPKGQAVGDTVNATLMQSGINGSAAGAASFKNNNNGVGGRGGGWDSGAAWGAGNGVGPVGIPRPWGSASSSSSSSSSSSSSNTGTKVSKGEWNSLPNNNQHSNDGGIGSRKGTNGWKSLEDDALGVGGSNGQVPQSSEQGGMWAKSGGSEGSGESTGSRSDRMSGDAPRGRDRRKANPQGPVQNVISRSDLDPRVLSNTGWGQTPIRQNTAWDIEATSCNDKKTDNGTEAWGGSVSQASDSGGWGDGPSANSNDTSSVSGWADPKPAPGWGDTKGSSGQGGWEDNSAATGVGKSNQSWGGSKEDKSSTWSDAQKVKQGWMEGQKSNQGWGTPSGAGWGGDVPRGNHWGDPPKSGSGGWDSDSDRSGSGWSETGRAGGGNTWRGSGGGNSPNTAGPSGWGDPNKANNQGQGWGEPPKPSHPAQGWGDTGKPRNSPDWNKPQDATAGPPSSWGTGTSQPGPSTNNKPSGWLGGPIPAPPKEEESTGWEEPSPESIRRKMEIDDGTSAWGDPSKYKYNNVNMWNKNSVADQETQASSQQHPPQPLPPPSAIPSKEKGWGEPYRAPPKAESSWGEPTGPPVAVDNGTSAWGKPMDTGTSWEEAGVESAGTGSWSGPAVGQQPPHKPGPKPMQDGWCGEEMPMPSMRHSSWEDEEDVEIGMWNNTPSQEMNQSGNWPSCMKKLPPKGNIKGGNKQDDVWINQFVKQFNNIGFSRESSDEPLKSNKMELPGGMLPDKRMDMDKHGLNIGEYNGVIGKSPGSRHQISKESSMERSPYFDKLSLSLSGQDGIVAEEPQNVQFSSNQNMKLPPSNNALPNQSPGSVSGLSLQNLNSVRQNVNPGFSGSNAAAQARSTQQPPAQPLNSSQPNLRAQVPPPLLSPQVPASLLKYPPNNGGLNPLFGPQQVAMLNQLSQLTQLSHISQLQRLLLQQKVQNQRSMPIGGRQQQDQQGRPLGTAHQMMPPPRHLDPSLMKQQQQQQPSPQPSSLHQPGLKSYLENFMPHNASDLQKEQNTLNSFSNFPIGGFPSHPNLGQADSLLHQAVKHPLSGSDGSGCYPAGSSHSHSLFSPPLSNGHAGPGSPIYHRAGRTFASNENHTLSTRGLNSNLNVSNLDIGSISFKEPQSRLKKWTALDISVNPSLDQNSSKPGAIPSGLRLEDSPFGPYDFMNTSNSPVSPPGSVGDGWPNRAKSPHGSSNVNWPPEFRPGEPWKGYPNIDPETDPYVTPGSVINNLSINTVRDVDHLRDRNNGSTSSLNTTLPSTSAWSSIRASNYSGSLSSTAQSTSARNSDSKSTWSPGPVTNTSLAHELWKVPLPPKGITAPSRPPPGLTGQKPPSSWDNSSLRLGGGWGSSDSRYTPGSSWGDNSSGRTTNWLVLKNLTPQIDGSTLRTLCMQHGPLITFHLNLPHGNAVVCYSSKEEAAKAQKSLHMCVLGNTTILAEFASEEEISRFFAQGQSMTASPGWQALGVSQNRIGSIESSHPFSNRNDPNHWNGAGLSGAGSGDLHGTSLWGASNYSTSLWGNPSGSEGRGIGSPSPINSFLPVDHLTGAGDSI from the exons TGCCAGAACATATCAAGTCCAGTTTAAGCCAGCCTCAGCCTGCCAACCCGAACAGCGGCACTTCCACCGTAACCAGCACCGTCAGCAATGCCAAGCGGGCCCCAGCCAGCAGCCAGCCGCAAGCCCCGCCTCGATACCCGCCCCGCGAAGTTCCGCCGCGTTTCCGCCAGCACGAGCAGAAGCAGCTGCTGAGGCGGGGTCAGCCTCTCCCTGTCCTTGCTGCCACCCTGGGAACCAGAGCGCAGCCCTCCTCCGGccagccagggggcgctccgCCAGCCAGTGAGGGGTCGCTGCAGAACGGCACCAAGGCCCACCACCCAG GCATGCCTCCCATACGGGATTTGGTCAGCCACTCCCCTAACCAGACAG ATTTGAATCGCAGTGGTCTGGGATCTCATTATGAAAATTCCCACTGGGGTTCCGGCTCAACTGGCAGCGATTCGAACACCAACTGGGACAAAGTCATCGTAGACGGCTGCGACAAGGAAGCCTGGCCTTCTATCACTGGTAGCGACCCAGAGTTAGCCTCAGAATGTATGGACACTGACTCTGCCTCAAGCTCTGGGTCTGAGAAAAACCTTAGTataatggcttctgggaacactGGTGGTGACGGCGATGGCAGTAGGCACGGCAGTGGACATGGTTCTCATTTTATGGTTGCAAATGGCAGCAATAACGTGGGCAATGGGAGTATTAAGGGGCCATGGGGCTCATCCTCTGGCTCAATGCTAAGCACATGTCAAGGCCCCGGGGAGAATCCCAACAGCAAGCTAACAGAAAGTAGCCATGGTAAATTAAACGCATGGGGTACCCTAGGTTCCTCAACCAATGGAGGTAATCCAAGCACTTTGAACCCAAATGCCAACCATGGTGCCTGGCCTGTTTTGGAAAACAGTGGGCATAATCAGCACGGGTCTGTGGGCAACGGAAATGGCAACACCAGTATCCAACGTAGCACCATAGGTCAGACGCCTGGCAGTCAGAGTATTAACTCTAAGGGGGGTGACTCCACCCATGCATCCTGGGGCAGCCTCCAGGACAACACCCCCGAGTCTGAAGTCAATGGTACAAGTAAGGTTTCGTTAAGCGGGCAACCTCAAAACCTTAACACTGAAATGAATGGACCAAATAACACTACTAACTTGATGACCTCTAGTTTACCAAACTCTACTGGTTCAATGCAGATGAACGAACTGCCTACAGGGCACCGAGCCTGGCGTGTGGGCACAGGGAGCTCCACTCAGCTCCAGGCCTCTTCAGTTTCTAATGGCACTTCCATTTCTCAGCAAGGCAACAGCGAGGGAATGAATGGTACGGCATGGGGAGCTCCACCAGGCACTAACTATTCTGGAGACAAATGCCCAGTTCCTAAAGGCCAAGCTGTGGGTGACACTGTGAATGCAACTCTAATGCAGTCTGGGATTAACGGATCAGCTGCAGGCGCTGCTTCttttaagaataataataacGGGGTGGGGGGTCGTGGAGGGGGGTGGGATTCAGGGGCGGCTTGGGGAGCAGGGAATGGTGTTGGCCCTGTGGGGATCCCTCGCCCCTGGGGGAGCGCCTCCTCGTCGTCctcatcttcctcctcctcctcttcttcaaACACTGGCACTAAGGTCTCCAAGGGAGAGTGGAACAGCCTGCCCAACAACAATCAGCATTCCAACGACGGCGGAATTGGGAGCAGGAAGGGAACAAACGGCTGGAAGTCTCTGGAGGACGATGCTCTAGGGGTCGGGGGCAGCAACGGGCAGGTACCCCAATCGAGCGAGCAGGGCGGCATGTGGGCCAAGTCGGGTGGCAGCGAAGGCAGCGGTGAAAGCACGGGCAGCCGCAGCGACAGAATGAGCGGAGATGCGCCCCGTGGTCGAGACCGCCGAAAGGCAAACCCCCAGGGGCCGGTACAGAACGTGATCTCCAGGTCCGACCTGGACCCCCGTGTCCTGTCCAACACGGGCTGGGGCCAGACCCCAATCCGACAGAACACCGCCTGGGACATCGAGGCCACCTCGTGCAACGACAAAAAGACTGACAACGGGACGGAGGCGTGGGGTGGCTCCGTCTCCCAGGCATCTGACTCAGGGGGATGGGGGGACGGGCCCAGCGCCAACAGCAACGATACCTCATCAGTATCTGGGTGGGCCGATCCAAAGCCTGCCCCTGGGTGGGGAGACACCAAAGGCTCTAGTGGCCAAGGGGGGTGGGAGGACAATTCTGCTGCTACGGGAGTGGGCAAGAGCAATCAGTCTTGGGGAGGTAGCAAAGAAGACAAGTCTTCTACGTGGAGTGATGCACAAAAGGTCAAACAGGGATGGATGGAAGGACAGAAATCTAACCAGGGTTGGGGGACTCCTTCTGGAGCGGGTTGGGGAGGAGATGTTCCACGGGGGAACCACTGGGGCGACCCTCCCAAGTCAGGTTCAGGCGGCTGGGACAGTGACAGCGACCGCTCGGGATCTGGCTGGAGCGAGACGGGCCGCGCCGGCGGTGGCAACACCTGGAGGGGCAGCGGAGGGGGCAACTCTCCCAATACCGCAGGACCATCTGGCTGGGGAGATCCTAATAAGGCTAACAATCAGGGCCAGGGATGGGGGGAACCTCCCAAACCCAGCCATCCTGCCCAGGGCTGGGGCGATACCGGCAAGCCCCGCAACTCCCCCGACTGGAACAAGCCGCAGGATGCGACAGCAGGGCCACCCTCTTCCTGGGGCACTGGTACCTCACAGCCAGGGCCCTCTACCAACAACAAGCCATCGGGTTGGCTTGGGGGGCCCATCCCGGCCCCCCCAAAAGAGGAGGAGTCAACGGGTTGGGAGGAGCCCTCCCCAGAGTCGATCAGGCGCAAGATGGAGATTGATGATGGCACCTCAGCCTGGGGGGACCCCAGCAAGTACAAGTACAACAATGTGAACATGTGGAACAAGAACAGCGTTGCTGACCAGGAAACACAAGCCTCATCACAGCAACATCCCCCACAGCCTCTACCGCCACCAAGTGCCATACCCAGCAAGGAGAAGG GCTGGGGCGAGCCATACAGAGCACCGCCCAAAGCAGAGTCTTCATGGGGGGAGCCTACCGGTCCCCCCGTGGCTGTGGACAACGGCACGTCGGCCTGGGGCAAGCCCATGGACACGGGGACGAGCTGGGAGGAAGCTGGTGTGGAGAGCGCGGGCACAGGCAGCTGGAGCGGCCCCGCAGTGGGACAGCAGCCACCACATAAACCTG GACCCAAACCTATGCAAGATGGCTGGTGTGGCGAAGAGATGCCCATGCCAAGTATGCGCCACTCGAGCTGGGAAGACGAGGAGGATGTCGAGATTGGGATGTGGAATAACACTCCTTCCCAAGAGATGAACCAGTCTGGGAACTGGCCTTCGTGCATGAAGAAGTTGCCTCCAAAG GGCAATATTAAAGGAGGCAACAAGCAGGACGATGTATGGATCAATCAATTTGTGAAGCAATTTAACAATATTGGTTTCTCT AGGGAATCTTCAGACGAACCCTTGAAGAGCAATAAGATGGAATTGCCTGGAg GAATGTTACCTGACAAGCGCATGGATATGGATAAGCACGGTCTGAATATTGGAGAGTATAATGGTGTGATTGGAAAGAGCCCTGGCTCACGCCATCAGATTTCCAAAGAGTCTTCCATGGAGCGCAGTCCCTACTTTGATAAG CTATCTCTATCCCTGTCTGGTCAAGATGGCATTGTAGCAGAAGAGCcacaaaatgtacagttttcATCTAATCAAAATATGAAGCTTCCCCCTTCAAACAATGCACTACCTAATCAGAGTCCTGGCTCTGTGTCGGGGCTGAGCCTCCAAAACTTGAATTCGGTCAGACAG AATGTCAATCCCGGGTTCAGTGGCAGTAATGCAGCAGCACAAGCCAGGAGCACACAACAGCCTCCAGCACAACCTCTGAACTCATCTCAGCCTAATCTCCGCGCACAAGTGCCTCCTCCATTGCTTTCCCCTCAG GTTCCAGCATCATTGTTGAAATATCCTCCAAACAATGGAGGTCTGAACCCTCTGTTCGGGCCACAGCAGGTAGCTATGCTGAACCAGCTTTCCCAGCTCACCCAGCTCTCCCACATCTCTCAGCTGCAG CGCCTCCTCCTTCAGCAGAAGGTACAGAACCAGAGAAGCATGCCTATTGGTGGCCGTCAGCAGCAGGACCAGCAG GGTCGCCCTCTAGGCACTGCTCACCAGATGATGCCGCCCCCGCgccacctggacccctccctgatgaagcagcagcagcagcagcagccttcCCCCCAGCCGTCATCTCTGCACCAGCCTGGCCTCAAATCCTACCTGGAGAACTTCATGCCCCACAATGCATCTGACTTGCAGAAAGAGCAGAACACACTCAATTCATTCAGTAATTTCCCTATAGGTGGGTTTCCTTCCCATCCTAACTTAGGGCAGGCTGACTCTCTGTTGCACCAAGCTGTGAAGCACCCTCTGTCTGGTTCAGACGGTTCAGGCTGTTACCCAGCTGGCAGTAGCCACAGTCATAGCCTTTTTAGCCCTCCACTGAGCAATGGCCATGCTGGGCCAGGCTCGCCCATCTACCACCGGGCAGGGAGGACCTTTGCCAGCAACGAAAACCACACTTTATCAACAAGAG GCTTGAACTCAAACTTGAATGTAAGCAACCTGGATATTGGCAGTATTAGTTTTAAAGAGCCACAGTCCCGGCTGAAGAAATGGACTGCCTTGGACATTTCCGTTAACCCATCTCTAGATCAAAACTCCAGCAAACCTG gtGCTATTCCTTCTGGGCTGAGGCTTGAAGATTCCCCCTTTGGTCCATATGACTTCATGAACACCAGTAACTCTCCTGTCAGCCCTCCTGGTTCTGTGGGAGACGGCTGGCCCAACCGTGCCAAATCGCCTCATGGCTCCAGCAATGTCAACTGGCCACCAG AATTTCGCCCTGGTGAGCCTTGGAAAGGATATCCAAACATTGACCCTGAAACTGACCCTTACGTCACGCCTGGCAGTGTGATTAATAATCTCTCCATTAATACTGTCCGGGACGTTGACCACCTCAGGGACAGGAACAATG GGTCAACCTCATCTCTAAACACCACGCTGCCTTCAACTAGTGCCTGGTCATCCATTCGTGCCTCCAACTACAGTGGTTCCCTCAGCAGTACAGCACAAAGCACTTCAG CCAGAAACAGTGACTCCAAATCCACATGGTCTCCTGGTCCAGTCACTAACACCTCTCTGGCTCATGAGCTGTGGAAGGTTCCTCTGCCACCGAAAGGCATCACCGCTCCGTCCCGTCCACCCCCCGGCCTGACCGGCCAGAAGCCCCCATCGTCGTGGGACAACAGCTCACTGCGCCTAGGGGGAGGCTGGGGAAGCTCCGACTCCAGATACACCCCCG GTTCGAGTTGGGGCGACAACAGCTCAGGGAGAACAACTAATTGGCTTGTTCTCAAAAATCTCACACCTCAG ATTGATGGCTCCACTCTGCGAACTTTGTGCATGCAGCACGGTCCACTGATAACATTCCACCTGAACCTGCCCCACGGCAATGCTGTAGTCTGCTACAGTTCAAAGGAGGAGGCAGCCAAGGCACAAAAATCTCTGCACAT GTGCGTTTTAGGGAACACTACTATTCTTGCTGAGTTTGCTAGTGAAGAGGAAATTAGCCGTTTCTTTGCACAAGGCCAGTCCATGACTGCCTCGCCCGGCTGGCAGGCTCTGGGTGTCTCTCAGAACCGAATCGGATCCATTGAGAGTTCCCACCCTTTCTCCAACCGCAATGATCCAAATCACTGGAACGGTGCTGGGCTGTCAGGAGCTGGCAGTGGAGACCTTCACGGCACTTCCCTCTGGGGTGCTTCTAACTATTCCACTAGCCTATGGGGGAACCCCAGTGGCAGTGAGGGCCGGGGAATCGGCAGCCCATCCCCCATCAACTCCTTCCTTCCTGTCGACCACTTGACAGGAGCTGGAGACTCCATCTGA